One stretch of Bombina bombina isolate aBomBom1 chromosome 7, aBomBom1.pri, whole genome shotgun sequence DNA includes these proteins:
- the LOC128636671 gene encoding olfactory receptor 1496-like: MDSWDKAAEGPEKNTSETVKNSTLLGGFYLKTFNISDKEQIVVVIGVLLMYLLAVFGNVIIVTLVSLVSQLHTPMYLFLCSLSVQDIMYVSAFLPKLLAITITGDTSITFSGCITQIFLFTFCIASEFLLLTSMAYDRYVAICIPLHYPLIMSKTVCALLITVSWFGGLLIASAFSMISSHLTFCNKQEINNFFCDVIILLKLSCSDTTYIMTLFIPLEATALGLLPFVLIMTSYIYIISTILKIRSSSGRLKTFSSCSSHLTVVLLFYGTSVSLNMKPKSENSLEIDKLLSMIYIGVVPMVNPLVYSLRNKEVLKAMKSFLKKFQ; encoded by the coding sequence AAAAAAACACAAGTGAGACTGTAAAAAACAGCACATTATTGGGAGGATTCTATCTAAAGACATTTAATATATCGGATAAAGAACAAATTGTGGTTGTCATTGGGGTTTTGCTGATGTATTTACTGGCTGTATTCGGAAACGTCATTATTGTCACACTTGTATCTCTGGTGTCCCAGCTGCACACACCAATGTATTTATTCTTGTGCAGTTTATCAGTACAAGACATCATGTACGTATCTGCTTTTTTGCCAAAACTGTTGGCCATCACTATCACAGGTGATACCAGCATAACGTTCTCAGGCTGCATTACACAGATATTTCTATTTACATTTTGCATTGCTTCTGAGTTTTTACTGCTGACCTCCATGGCTTACGACCGCTATGTGGCCATTTGTATCCCACTGCATTATCCTCTTATTATGAGCAAAACGGTGTGTGCTCTGTTGATCACTGTGTCTTGGTTTGGCGGCCTCCTGATTGCATCTGCTTTCTCTATGATTTCGTCTCATTTAACCTTCTGTAATAAACAAGAAATCAACAATTTCTTCTGTGATGTAATAATATTACTGAAGCTCTCGTGTAGTGATACCACATATATTATGACTTTGTTTATACCATTAGAAGCCACAGCATTGGGTCTGTTACCATTTGTACTTATAATGACTTCCTATATCTATATCATATCTACCATCCTAAAGATCCGATCATCGTCTGGAAGACTGAAGACCTTCTCCAGCTGCTCCTCCCATCTCACAGTTGTTTTACTATTTTACGGAACTTCTGTTAGCTTGAACATGAAACCTAAGTCGGAAAATTCTCTGGAAATAGATAAACTGCTCTCCATGATTTACATTGGCGTGGTTCCCATGGTAAATCCGCTGGTTTATAGCCTGAGAAATAAAGAGGTTTTGAAGGCCATGAAAAGTTTTTTGAAAAAGTTTCAGTAG